The sequence GACAACCGGGATCTGGTATCCTTTCCTTGGACCATGATTGATAAAATCACCCCCCGCCCTTCCGAGGAGGTCAGAAAAGTCCTGGAGCAAGACGGGTATGAAAGTGCGGCAATAGCCTGTACCGGCAAGAATACCTTTGTTTCTTCTTATGTAAACGCGGAAGAGGTCCAATACCTGGTCATCGAGGATGCTTTCCCCAACGGGCGGCCGCCCTTGGAGCAGGCGGGCGTCATCTTCACCGACAGGGAAACGGTGGACAAGGTGGAGAAGATGAAAGTGGGTACCTGCCTCAACCCCCTGCATACGGTCCTGGCTGTTTACGGCTGCCTCTTAGGGTACACCTCCGTGGCAGAAGAAATGAAGGACGAGCATTTAAAGCTGTTTATTGAGAGGCTGGCTTACCGGGAAGGATTGCCGGTGGTGGTGGACCCGGGCATTATCAGGCCGGAGGACTTCCTGCGGGAAGTCATTGACAAGCGGCTGCCCAATCCTTTCCTGCCGGATGCGCCCCAGCGCATTGCCTGTGATACTTCCCAGAAAATCCCCATGCGCTTTGGGCAAACCTTGCAAGCCTATGTGAAGGCCGGTCAGGATATTTCCGGATTAACCTATATACCTTTGTTCATCGCCGGTTGGCTCAGGTACCTGTTGGCAGTGGATGATGAAGGACAATCCTTTGTCCCCAGTCCTGATCCCATGTTGGATGTGCTGCAGGATTATCTCCGGGGACTTCATTTAGGATATCAGGGGGATTTAACCGGCTACGTGAAACCCATCTTGTCCGATGCGAGGATTTTCGGCGTGGATTTGTATCAATACGGCCTGGCGGCCAAAGTAGAGGGCATGTTCCGGGAACTGTTGGCCGGCAAGGGTGCCGTGAGGCAGACCCTTGATAAATATATACATTAAGCCAAGCTTATGAAAAAAAGAGGAGGGTATTGCATGAAAAAGGTCTTGTCGCTGTTGGTAGTGCTGGTGATGACGGTGGGATTGCTGGCCGGGTGCGGCGGCGGCTCATCATCGCCGGATGGCGGCGCAGGTAATGGAGTAGCGGATGACGGTAAAGTCTATGAACTGAAAATGTCTACCCAGCTGGCTGACACCCATCCCATGGTAACAGGTTTCAAGGAATTGGCCGCCAGGCTGAAGGAAAAATCCGGCGGCAGGTTAGTTATGGAAGTTTTCCCCAGCGCCCAACTCGGTTCTGATGAAGACGTAATTGAACAGGCTATTCAAGGAGTTAACGTGGCCGTTTTAACTGACGGCGGCCGGATGGGCAATTACGTGGAAGAAATGGGTATTATTCTGGCTCCCTATTTCGCTGACAACTACGATGAAGTATTAAAAGTCACGGAAAGCGATCTTTTCAAGCAATGGGAGCAGGAACTGGCGGAGGAACACGGCATCAGGGTGTTGTCCTTCAACTGGTATGATGGCCCGAGGCACTTTTTGACCAATAAACCCGTTACCAAACCGGAAGACTTAAAGGGACAAAGGATCAGGACTCCCGGTGCTCCCGTTTGGTCTGAATCAGTGAAGGCCCTGGGCGCTACCCCTGTCTCCATGCCCTGGACCGAGGTCTACACCGCCGTGCAGCAAAAAGCCATCGACGGGGCGGAGGGGCAGCACACAGCCTCCTATACCTCTCACCTCTATGAAGTGCTGAAATATATCGATAAGACTGCC is a genomic window of Clostridia bacterium containing:
- a CDS encoding mannitol dehydrogenase family protein; this translates as MKLNLQDLKNRQPWLDKGYELPSFPLEQVRAATLAEPTWLHFGAGNIFRAFPAVLQQQLLEQGLSSKGIIVCEAYDEEIIEKAFRPYDNLTLAVTLKADGSLHKQVVASIVHAVTARGHMAFLEEVFTAPSLQLVTLTITEKGYSLTDARGGYYPQVVREFESPAEEPKSLMGLIARLCYKRYKAGRLPLALVSLDNCSQNGTVLYRAVKTFAQEWHKQGLVDPGFVDYLDNRDLVSFPWTMIDKITPRPSEEVRKVLEQDGYESAAIACTGKNTFVSSYVNAEEVQYLVIEDAFPNGRPPLEQAGVIFTDRETVDKVEKMKVGTCLNPLHTVLAVYGCLLGYTSVAEEMKDEHLKLFIERLAYREGLPVVVDPGIIRPEDFLREVIDKRLPNPFLPDAPQRIACDTSQKIPMRFGQTLQAYVKAGQDISGLTYIPLFIAGWLRYLLAVDDEGQSFVPSPDPMLDVLQDYLRGLHLGYQGDLTGYVKPILSDARIFGVDLYQYGLAAKVEGMFRELLAGKGAVRQTLDKYIH
- the dctP gene encoding TRAP transporter substrate-binding protein DctP — translated: MKKVLSLLVVLVMTVGLLAGCGGGSSSPDGGAGNGVADDGKVYELKMSTQLADTHPMVTGFKELAARLKEKSGGRLVMEVFPSAQLGSDEDVIEQAIQGVNVAVLTDGGRMGNYVEEMGIILAPYFADNYDEVLKVTESDLFKQWEQELAEEHGIRVLSFNWYDGPRHFLTNKPVTKPEDLKGQRIRTPGAPVWSESVKALGATPVSMPWTEVYTAVQQKAIDGAEGQHTASYTSHLYEVLKYIDKTAHFQLVNGIIVGEKWFQTLPEDLQQLLIEETKAVAAENARYIEQVADEFEQKMVEAGMEVVEVDLDAFKAAAEQAYEVLGLKELRDQIYAEIGKK